Proteins found in one Subtercola endophyticus genomic segment:
- a CDS encoding carbohydrate ABC transporter permease produces MTTTAPRQVPAPTAGPEPALRVGPVRRRASRTRRQQNRAAYLFILPFFVFFVLMLVVPLVYSGYLSVFREQLIGGLSFVGLDNYSRALQDPEFLAGLGRVGLFLVVQVPIMLALALIFALVLDSGRLRFAGFVRLGIFLPYAIPGVIAALMWGYLYGQDFGPFAQIAQFFGLPAPQFLSSQWMLASIGNITTWSFVGYNMIIIFAALRAVPEELYEAATMDGAGAIRVAWSIKIPAVRPALMLTVIFSIIGSFQLFTEPQLLKTIAPTVIDGAYTPNLYAYTLAFSRNELNYAAAVSFLLGFLIMVISYVVQLSTQRKERSR; encoded by the coding sequence ATGACCACCACCGCCCCTCGCCAGGTGCCGGCCCCCACTGCCGGGCCCGAACCGGCCCTTCGCGTAGGCCCCGTGCGCAGGCGAGCCAGTCGCACCAGGCGACAGCAGAACCGCGCAGCATACCTTTTCATCCTGCCTTTCTTCGTGTTTTTCGTGCTCATGCTGGTGGTGCCCCTGGTCTATTCGGGCTACCTCAGCGTGTTCCGCGAGCAGCTGATCGGCGGGCTCTCCTTCGTCGGCCTCGACAACTATTCACGCGCCCTGCAAGACCCCGAATTTCTCGCCGGCCTCGGCCGCGTGGGGCTCTTTCTCGTGGTGCAGGTGCCGATCATGCTGGCGCTGGCGCTGATCTTCGCCCTCGTTCTCGACAGCGGCCGGCTGCGTTTCGCCGGCTTTGTGCGCCTCGGCATCTTTCTGCCGTACGCGATCCCCGGCGTCATCGCCGCGCTCATGTGGGGGTACCTCTACGGCCAGGACTTCGGGCCATTCGCCCAGATCGCGCAGTTCTTCGGCTTGCCCGCCCCACAGTTTCTGTCGAGTCAATGGATGCTCGCCTCGATCGGCAACATCACGACCTGGTCGTTCGTGGGCTACAACATGATCATCATCTTCGCGGCCCTGAGAGCCGTTCCCGAAGAGCTGTATGAAGCAGCGACGATGGACGGCGCCGGAGCGATCCGAGTCGCGTGGAGCATCAAGATCCCCGCCGTGCGGCCCGCCCTGATGCTCACCGTCATCTTCTCGATCATCGGCTCATTCCAATTGTTCACAGAGCCCCAACTGCTCAAGACGATCGCACCGACGGTGATCGATGGCGCTTACACACCCAATCTCTACGCCTACACGCTGGCGTTCAGTCGCAACGAACTGAACTACGCCGCCGCGGTTTCGTTCCTGCTGGGCTTCCTGATCATGGTCATCTCCTACGTCGTTCAACTCAGCACCCAGCGCAAGGAGCGCAGCCGATGA
- a CDS encoding carbohydrate ABC transporter permease translates to MSVTLSPAPTEAPTPRSYAEKPPKKSRRSRAKSGPDNAPRKSTFITIVMLAAVAYFLLPIAWLLIASTKTNSGLFRSFGFSFDRDFAFFSNIANVFTRENGIFVRWMLNTIVYASVSAVGATLLATLAGYAFAKYSFPGGKLLFSVILGAIMIPTTALAIPTYLLFSGVGLTDNPLAVILPSIVNPFGMYLMMVYAQGAVDTSLLEAGRIDGAGEFRIFWQLCLRVLAPGMVTVLLFSLVATWNNYFLPLIMLNSRDLLPLTVGLAQWQSAASRGNGGEALFSAVISGSLVSTLPLIVAFLFLQKYWQSGLSAGGVKG, encoded by the coding sequence ATGAGTGTCACCCTGTCACCCGCCCCCACTGAGGCGCCAACACCGCGGAGCTACGCCGAGAAGCCGCCAAAGAAGTCCCGTCGGTCGCGCGCGAAGAGCGGCCCCGACAACGCGCCCCGCAAGAGCACGTTCATCACCATCGTGATGCTCGCGGCCGTCGCCTACTTCCTCCTGCCGATCGCCTGGCTCCTCATCGCCTCGACGAAGACCAACAGTGGATTGTTCCGTTCGTTCGGGTTCTCTTTCGATCGGGACTTCGCCTTCTTCTCGAACATCGCCAACGTCTTCACCCGCGAAAACGGCATCTTCGTGCGCTGGATGCTCAACACGATCGTGTATGCCTCGGTGAGTGCGGTCGGGGCGACCCTGCTTGCCACCCTCGCCGGGTACGCCTTTGCCAAGTACTCGTTCCCCGGTGGCAAGTTGCTGTTCAGCGTGATCCTCGGTGCGATCATGATCCCGACGACGGCCCTGGCCATTCCGACCTACCTGCTCTTCAGCGGGGTCGGGCTGACCGACAATCCTCTTGCCGTCATTCTCCCCTCCATCGTGAACCCGTTCGGCATGTATCTGATGATGGTCTATGCCCAGGGAGCAGTCGACACAAGCCTGCTCGAAGCCGGCCGCATCGACGGCGCGGGAGAGTTCCGTATCTTCTGGCAGCTCTGCCTGCGCGTTCTCGCACCCGGGATGGTCACCGTACTGCTGTTCTCGCTTGTCGCCACCTGGAACAACTACTTCTTGCCCTTGATCATGCTCAACAGCAGAGACCTGCTGCCCCTGACCGTCGGGCTCGCCCAATGGCAGTCGGCCGCTTCTCGAGGCAATGGCGGCGAGGCGCTGTTCTCCGCCGTCATCTCCGGGTCACTGGTTTCGACGCTCCCGCTGATCGTGGCCTTCCTTTTTCTTCAGAAGTACTGGCAGTCCGGTCTCAGCGCCGGTGGGGTGAAGGGTTGA
- a CDS encoding beta-galactosidase, whose product MGLRYGGDYNPEQWAEEVWADDIRLMKEAGVNFVTVGVFSWALLEPADGVFEFGWLDRVLDLLHSAGIRVDLATATASPPPWLTTAHPEMLPEDELGITRWPGSRQQYSPTSPAYREHAARLVRRMAERYGSHPALDMWHINNEYGCHTNLDYSDNAAVAFRVWLSNRYGSIEALNAAWGTIFWSQRYSSFEEILPPRIAPNFRNPTQLLDFHRFSSNALLECFLLEKAIVREYSPDIPVTTNFIGAFKPVDYWSWAPHLDVISDDNYADPLDPDSPMKAAFSRDLMRSLGGGKPWLLMEQATSHVQWRPTNGRKATGEMQALSLQAVARGADGINFFQWRQSTSGAEKFHSSMVPHSGTDTRIWRSVVELGSQLAALSSVQGAAVPARVALVLDWESWWAIEAGAMPQTLDYLATLETWYKALYELNVPVDFVHPSADLSAYEVVFAPQLYLLPDEIGSRLASYVDGGGTLVLTYFSGIADENDHAHLGGYLGALREVVGVRIEEFAPLPLDNTPHSEVHVSGDRFGDFTGTIWSEFVTAVTAETLAKFSGGDLDGLPAVTKNSFGHGAAWYVATQPEPAAVAAIVDTVLASVGVRPEFAGAGLEAVRRGDALFLINHRSSPAVTTISGTDLLTGRTHAGFTLQPHGVAVVDLAPQAQTTHPSPARDRKVESEVH is encoded by the coding sequence GTGGGCCTGAGATACGGCGGCGATTACAATCCCGAGCAGTGGGCGGAGGAGGTCTGGGCCGATGACATCCGCTTGATGAAAGAAGCCGGCGTGAACTTCGTCACGGTGGGTGTCTTCTCCTGGGCTCTTCTCGAACCCGCTGACGGGGTATTCGAGTTCGGTTGGCTCGACCGCGTTCTCGACCTGTTGCATTCGGCGGGCATCCGGGTCGATTTGGCCACGGCCACGGCCTCGCCACCGCCGTGGCTCACCACAGCTCACCCCGAAATGCTGCCCGAAGACGAGCTCGGCATCACGCGCTGGCCCGGTTCGCGCCAGCAGTACTCACCGACCTCGCCGGCCTACCGCGAACATGCCGCGCGCCTGGTGCGCCGCATGGCGGAGCGCTACGGGTCGCACCCGGCACTCGACATGTGGCACATCAACAACGAGTACGGATGCCACACCAACCTCGACTACTCCGACAACGCCGCTGTGGCCTTTCGGGTCTGGCTCAGCAACCGCTACGGCAGCATCGAGGCCCTCAATGCTGCGTGGGGCACCATCTTCTGGTCGCAGCGCTATTCGTCCTTCGAGGAGATTCTGCCTCCTCGAATCGCACCGAACTTCCGCAACCCCACCCAGTTGCTCGACTTTCACCGCTTCAGCTCGAATGCCCTGCTCGAGTGCTTTCTGCTCGAGAAGGCGATCGTGCGCGAGTACTCACCCGACATTCCCGTCACCACCAACTTCATCGGTGCGTTCAAGCCCGTCGACTACTGGTCGTGGGCTCCGCACCTCGACGTGATCTCTGACGACAACTACGCCGATCCGCTCGACCCCGACTCCCCCATGAAGGCCGCATTCTCGCGCGATCTCATGCGTTCGCTGGGTGGCGGAAAGCCTTGGCTTCTGATGGAACAGGCCACCAGCCACGTGCAATGGCGCCCGACCAACGGACGCAAGGCGACCGGAGAGATGCAGGCGCTCTCCTTGCAAGCGGTGGCTCGGGGGGCCGACGGCATCAACTTCTTCCAGTGGCGTCAGTCGACATCAGGCGCCGAGAAGTTCCACTCCTCGATGGTTCCGCACTCGGGTACCGATACCCGAATCTGGCGGAGCGTCGTCGAGCTCGGCTCACAGCTCGCCGCGCTGAGCTCGGTGCAGGGTGCGGCTGTTCCCGCCCGTGTCGCACTCGTGCTCGATTGGGAGAGCTGGTGGGCGATCGAAGCGGGGGCGATGCCGCAGACTCTCGACTACCTCGCGACGCTCGAGACCTGGTACAAGGCGCTGTACGAGCTGAACGTACCCGTCGACTTCGTGCATCCCTCAGCCGACCTTTCAGCCTACGAGGTCGTCTTCGCCCCGCAGCTGTACCTGCTGCCAGACGAGATCGGCAGCAGGCTCGCCTCGTATGTCGACGGCGGCGGAACCCTGGTGCTCACGTACTTCTCCGGCATCGCCGACGAGAACGACCACGCGCACCTCGGCGGGTACCTGGGCGCCCTGCGCGAGGTCGTCGGCGTGCGGATCGAGGAATTCGCGCCTCTCCCGCTCGACAACACGCCGCACTCGGAGGTGCACGTGTCTGGTGACCGGTTCGGCGACTTCACGGGCACGATCTGGTCGGAGTTCGTGACCGCCGTGACAGCCGAGACGCTCGCCAAGTTCTCCGGCGGCGACCTCGACGGTCTACCGGCCGTGACGAAGAACTCCTTCGGGCACGGTGCAGCATGGTACGTCGCAACGCAGCCGGAACCAGCCGCGGTCGCGGCGATTGTCGACACCGTGCTGGCGAGCGTCGGGGTGCGCCCAGAATTCGCCGGCGCCGGTCTCGAGGCGGTTCGGCGGGGAGACGCCCTCTTCTTGATCAACCACCGCTCGAGCCCGGCCGTCACGACAATCAGCGGAACCGACCTGCTGACGGGCAGAACCCACGCCGGATTCACCCTGCAGCCCCACGGCGTCGCCGTCGTCGACCTGGCCCCGCAGGCGCAGACCACCCACCCCTCCCCCGCACGAGATCGAAAGGTCGAGAGTGAAGTTCACTGA
- the yicI gene encoding alpha-xylosidase, translating to MKFTDGFWQLRPGVTALYAQEAYDIEATQNGLVVTAPTAIIRQRGDTLNRAVITAEIHSPLPGIIGVRLTHHAGGTRHAGFDLVGAEAGHGSAALHGAAGHPESATLTSGGLTARVTAGAPWNLTFETDGRVLASSGSKSVGHVSLATDATVDRGPAGNARAGSAGPGGTAFMHEQLSLGVGELVYGLGERFGPLVKNGQVVDVWNADGGTSSEQAYKNVPFYLTNRGYGVLVNDTGHVSFEVGSEAVERVQFSVEGESIEYFVILGPTPKEILERYTALTGRPAAVPAWSYGLWLSTSFTTDYDEQTVTSFIDAMAERDLPLSVFHFDCFWMREFNWCDFEWDARVFPDPEGMLSRLHDKDLRVCVWINPYIGQRSALFAEGKQNGYFVKRPDGSVWQWDLWQAGMALVDFTNPAATAWYQSKLRALLDQGVDAFKTDFGERIPLEVDYFDGSSPERMHNWYTQLYNQAVFDVLQDARGEGDAVLFARSATVGGQRLPVHWGGDSTSTYESMAETLRGGLSLALSGFGLWSHDIGGFEGTPDAGVFKRWTAFGLLGSHSRFHGSNSYRVPWAFDEEAVEVTRRFTTLKLSLMPYLFEVGREATRTGTPVMRPMQLEFPDDPGTAYLDRQYMLGADILVAPVFNAEGWVDFYLPSGTWTGLLTGETITGGGWRREKHDFLSLPLYVREGAVLPRGARNDRPDYPYLEGLTLEVYPGGDDRVVTVTEPTGESASFTVTRHAGTVDVVSTSPLPFTVRQVQVDPAPR from the coding sequence GTGAAGTTCACTGATGGTTTCTGGCAGCTGCGACCGGGGGTGACCGCCCTCTACGCGCAGGAGGCCTACGACATCGAAGCCACGCAGAACGGTCTCGTCGTCACGGCACCGACCGCGATCATCCGGCAGCGCGGTGACACCCTCAACAGGGCGGTCATCACAGCCGAGATCCATTCGCCCCTGCCCGGCATCATCGGGGTGCGACTCACGCACCACGCAGGGGGAACTCGCCACGCCGGCTTCGATCTGGTCGGCGCTGAGGCGGGGCACGGTTCGGCCGCGCTGCACGGTGCCGCCGGGCATCCGGAATCGGCCACCCTCACCAGCGGTGGCCTGACCGCACGCGTTACCGCCGGCGCCCCGTGGAACCTGACGTTCGAAACAGACGGCCGTGTGCTCGCTTCGAGCGGCAGTAAGTCGGTGGGCCACGTCTCGCTTGCCACCGATGCGACAGTCGATCGTGGCCCCGCGGGCAACGCGCGCGCCGGTTCTGCCGGGCCAGGCGGCACTGCTTTCATGCACGAGCAGCTCTCGCTCGGCGTCGGCGAGCTCGTCTACGGGTTGGGCGAACGCTTCGGTCCGCTGGTCAAGAACGGCCAGGTCGTCGATGTGTGGAACGCCGACGGCGGCACCTCGAGTGAGCAGGCCTACAAGAACGTGCCGTTCTACCTCACTAACCGCGGCTACGGCGTGTTGGTGAACGACACCGGGCACGTTTCATTCGAAGTCGGGTCAGAAGCGGTCGAGCGGGTGCAGTTCTCGGTCGAGGGCGAGAGCATCGAGTACTTTGTGATTCTCGGGCCGACTCCCAAAGAGATACTCGAGCGATACACGGCGCTCACCGGCCGGCCTGCAGCAGTGCCGGCGTGGTCGTACGGTCTCTGGCTCTCGACCAGCTTCACCACCGACTACGACGAGCAGACCGTCACGAGCTTCATCGATGCGATGGCCGAGCGCGACCTGCCGCTCAGCGTCTTCCACTTCGACTGCTTCTGGATGCGCGAGTTCAACTGGTGCGACTTCGAATGGGATGCCCGGGTGTTTCCCGACCCCGAAGGAATGCTCTCTCGGCTGCACGACAAAGACCTCCGGGTCTGCGTGTGGATCAACCCGTACATCGGCCAGCGCTCGGCGCTCTTCGCCGAAGGCAAGCAGAACGGATACTTCGTGAAGCGGCCAGACGGCAGTGTCTGGCAGTGGGATCTGTGGCAGGCCGGCATGGCCCTGGTCGACTTCACTAATCCTGCTGCGACAGCGTGGTATCAGTCGAAGCTCCGTGCGTTGCTCGACCAGGGTGTCGACGCCTTCAAGACCGACTTCGGCGAACGCATTCCTCTCGAAGTCGACTACTTCGACGGCTCCAGCCCTGAGCGCATGCACAACTGGTACACCCAGCTCTACAACCAGGCCGTCTTCGATGTGCTTCAGGATGCCCGGGGTGAGGGTGACGCGGTGCTGTTCGCCCGTTCTGCCACCGTGGGAGGCCAGCGCCTGCCGGTGCACTGGGGTGGTGATTCCACCTCGACCTACGAGTCGATGGCCGAGACGCTGCGCGGAGGGCTCTCGCTTGCTCTCAGCGGGTTCGGCTTGTGGAGCCACGACATCGGCGGATTCGAGGGAACCCCCGACGCGGGCGTTTTCAAACGCTGGACGGCCTTCGGCCTTCTGGGCAGCCACAGCCGGTTCCACGGGTCGAACTCGTACCGGGTGCCGTGGGCGTTCGATGAGGAGGCCGTCGAGGTCACCCGGCGGTTCACCACGCTGAAACTCTCGCTGATGCCCTACCTGTTCGAGGTCGGCCGCGAAGCCACCCGTACAGGCACCCCCGTCATGCGGCCCATGCAGCTCGAATTCCCTGATGACCCCGGCACCGCATACCTCGACCGCCAGTACATGCTGGGCGCCGACATTCTGGTTGCACCGGTGTTCAACGCGGAGGGCTGGGTCGACTTCTACCTGCCCTCCGGCACCTGGACAGGCCTGCTCACCGGCGAGACGATCACCGGTGGAGGCTGGCGACGGGAGAAGCACGACTTTCTCTCGCTGCCGCTCTACGTGCGAGAAGGCGCCGTGCTGCCCCGAGGTGCCCGCAACGACCGTCCGGACTACCCGTACCTCGAGGGGCTGACTCTCGAGGTCTACCCCGGCGGCGACGACCGGGTCGTCACGGTCACCGAGCCGACAGGTGAGAGTGCGTCGTTCACCGTCACGAGACACGCCGGCACGGTCGACGTGGTTTCGACGTCACCGTTGCCCTTCACCGTGCGGCAGGTGCAGGTCGACCCAGCCCCACGCTGA
- a CDS encoding DUF1801 domain-containing protein, whose protein sequence is MTEAKKQAGSTAAGFSAEERAAMKQRAAELKAEARRSSGAEKAAAAEEAVMAKIAGMQEPDREMAERLHAIVTKAAPELTPKLYYGQPGWAKDGKVIVFFRSGIDDKARYSTLGFSVSASLDDDSGWWPTSYALKHITNDSAELIARLVRAAVR, encoded by the coding sequence ATGACTGAAGCAAAGAAGCAAGCCGGCTCGACAGCGGCAGGATTCTCGGCCGAGGAGCGTGCTGCGATGAAACAACGCGCAGCAGAGCTGAAGGCCGAGGCTCGCCGCTCTAGTGGCGCCGAGAAAGCTGCCGCCGCCGAAGAGGCAGTCATGGCAAAAATTGCTGGCATGCAGGAGCCCGATCGTGAGATGGCGGAGCGCCTGCATGCAATCGTCACCAAGGCGGCTCCCGAGCTGACGCCCAAGCTCTATTACGGTCAGCCAGGATGGGCCAAAGACGGAAAAGTCATCGTGTTCTTCCGCAGCGGTATCGACGACAAGGCGCGCTACTCCACCCTGGGTTTCAGCGTCTCAGCGTCGCTCGACGACGACTCCGGGTGGTGGCCGACCTCGTACGCCCTGAAGCACATCACGAACGACAGCGCAGAACTCATCGCCAGACTGGTGAGGGCCGCTGTGCGCTGA
- a CDS encoding DUF2252 domain-containing protein, with translation MTISQWNLDDREGRVSQVEAFARGKELRRHLPRREHANFVPSAERDPLGILSLQAESRVQELIPLRNERMLSSPFAFYRGTAGIMAADLGREANTGIRVVSCGDAHVSNFGLFASPQRTLVFDLNDFDEAAVAPWEWDVKRLVASVVIGARQSNFTDENVRLAARAAAKAYREGLNDMMKLSVLERYYFRIDTETPDSGLDSAAQKVLDKATQQARRRTSQAFVEKISERGEDGRLLIREDPPVLTHVPDATEELVLELFEQYKRTVPSDIVKLLSQFTLTDIAMRVVGVGSVGTRCYILILTGPQGEALVLQVKEAQVSVLQSFGGEHPGPNSQPRADPYNAAVDALQGRRVVANQHILQAVSDSFLGYLKYDGRDFYVRQFRDMKGSIDVSTLKLSPFITYSAACGTLLARAHAQSEGAAVIAGYLGTSDVFDQAVVDWSLAYATQSLDDFHAFEAAQS, from the coding sequence ATGACGATCTCCCAGTGGAACCTCGACGACCGCGAAGGCCGCGTCTCGCAAGTCGAGGCGTTCGCCCGCGGCAAAGAGTTGCGCCGGCACCTGCCACGGCGCGAGCACGCGAACTTCGTTCCGTCTGCCGAGAGAGACCCCCTGGGCATCCTGAGCCTGCAGGCCGAGAGCCGCGTGCAAGAGCTCATTCCGCTTCGAAACGAGCGGATGCTCAGCAGCCCCTTCGCGTTCTACCGCGGTACCGCGGGCATCATGGCGGCGGATCTCGGCCGAGAGGCGAATACGGGAATCCGCGTGGTGAGCTGCGGTGACGCGCACGTAAGCAACTTCGGACTGTTCGCGAGCCCGCAGCGCACACTGGTGTTCGACCTGAACGACTTCGACGAGGCCGCGGTGGCTCCGTGGGAGTGGGACGTCAAGCGCCTCGTCGCCAGCGTGGTGATCGGCGCGCGCCAGAGCAACTTCACGGACGAGAACGTGCGGCTCGCCGCCCGGGCCGCCGCCAAGGCCTACCGCGAGGGCCTGAACGACATGATGAAGCTCAGCGTGCTCGAGCGGTACTATTTTCGCATCGACACCGAGACACCCGACTCCGGGCTCGACTCGGCGGCACAGAAAGTGCTCGACAAGGCGACTCAGCAGGCGCGGCGACGCACGTCGCAGGCGTTCGTCGAGAAGATCTCCGAACGGGGTGAAGATGGCCGGCTGCTCATCCGCGAAGATCCGCCCGTGCTCACTCACGTGCCCGACGCGACCGAAGAGCTCGTGCTCGAGCTGTTCGAGCAATACAAACGAACGGTTCCGTCTGACATTGTGAAGCTGCTGAGCCAGTTCACGCTCACGGATATTGCCATGCGAGTTGTCGGCGTGGGCAGCGTGGGAACGCGGTGTTACATCCTCATCCTCACCGGGCCGCAGGGCGAGGCGCTCGTGCTGCAGGTGAAAGAGGCGCAGGTCTCGGTGCTGCAATCGTTCGGCGGAGAGCATCCGGGGCCGAACTCGCAGCCGCGGGCCGACCCGTACAACGCGGCGGTGGATGCTCTGCAGGGCCGCCGCGTCGTCGCCAACCAGCACATTCTGCAGGCCGTCTCGGACTCGTTCTTGGGGTACCTCAAGTACGACGGACGCGACTTCTACGTGCGCCAGTTTCGCGACATGAAAGGATCGATCGACGTGTCGACCCTGAAACTCTCGCCCTTCATCACGTATTCGGCCGCCTGCGGAACCCTGCTCGCCCGTGCTCACGCCCAGAGCGAAGGCGCGGCCGTGATCGCCGGCTACCTCGGCACCTCAGACGTGTTCGACCAGGCTGTCGTCGACTGGTCGCTCGCCTACGCCACCCAATCGCTCGACGACTTCCACGCCTTCGAGGCCGCCCAGTCCTAA
- a CDS encoding MOSC domain-containing protein, whose amino-acid sequence MAELLAACVVHALLPDPGAEGVTAIDKRPVLGPVKVRKLGLYADVQASRKHHGGPEQALYVYAEEDAEYWQDELGRELPAGWFGENLRVSGLDISGARVGERWQIGPSVLVEVTSPRTPCATFARWVGGADARGWVKRFAEARRTGLYLRVVKQGSIVAGDEITIIHSPADAPTITDVFVGTRASIDA is encoded by the coding sequence ATGGCCGAACTGCTTGCCGCGTGCGTAGTGCATGCGCTACTGCCCGACCCCGGCGCTGAGGGCGTCACCGCCATCGACAAACGCCCGGTGTTGGGCCCCGTCAAGGTGCGAAAGCTCGGACTCTACGCCGACGTGCAGGCCAGCCGTAAACACCACGGCGGCCCAGAGCAGGCACTCTACGTTTACGCCGAAGAAGACGCCGAGTACTGGCAAGACGAACTCGGCCGCGAACTGCCAGCCGGCTGGTTCGGCGAGAATCTCCGCGTGAGCGGGCTCGACATCAGCGGCGCGCGCGTGGGGGAGCGCTGGCAGATCGGCCCCTCCGTACTCGTCGAAGTGACCTCGCCCCGAACCCCGTGCGCCACGTTCGCGCGCTGGGTGGGCGGGGCGGATGCCCGGGGCTGGGTCAAACGCTTCGCCGAAGCCCGGCGCACCGGCCTGTACCTGCGCGTGGTGAAGCAGGGCAGCATCGTCGCGGGTGACGAGATCACGATCATCCACTCGCCCGCCGACGCCCCCACTATCACCGACGTCTTCGTGGGCACCCGCGCCTCCATCGACGCCTGA